GCGTAGATTCCATTTTGATGGTGTCAGATCCTAAGCAAGAACTACATATAGGACAAGATTGAAAGCATTTCTCCATGCCCTTGGGAACCTACTATGGAATAAAATAAACTCTAGGTCGTTACATCCTTCGGTTAAACCTAGAAGACCCCACCGTTATTAGTTAGGAGTAGTTCCTTCTTCCTTCGTCATTAACAAAAAAGCTCCACATTACACTGGACTGATATTGCCGCGGTTCCATACCAGTATCCACCATCATCTTGCAAACATTGGAGGGGATCTAGACCTTCCCGATGGAGGTAGTTCTCACTGCAGCCATTGGTGAACTCGCAAGCAGGTCCATATCTTTTCTGATCGACAGATACTCAACACCTGCATCGCCAGACATGGAGGAGNNNNNNNNNNNNNNNNNNNNNNNNNNNNNNNNNNNNNNNNNNNNNNNNNNNNNNNNNNNNNNNNNNNNNNNNNNNNNNNNNNNNNNNNNNNNNNNNNNNNAACGCCCAACGGAAACGAAACTTTCCAACTGCCACTcttgtttttttaataaaataaataatatataaaATACTCCTGCCTGCTACGTGGGCTCCGCGGCGGCGGGTCCCATGAGCAGGTGACCCAGTGCCCGGCGGGTGGATCCCATGCAAAGGTCATTGACGTGACGTCATTGACTGGTGGCTGTCGCCGGCCGTGTCGGCGACGACCTGGTCTCCCGGTCTCCGACGACGGAGTCCCCCGCTCTCCGGTCTCCTCCGGCGTGGAGCTGGAGCATACAGTACATATATCCGCACGAACGCCTAAAAGTTCCCGATATTTCTTCAAACTAAACTTCACACACAGGAAGGCATTTTGCAGAATCACGCGGATTTAATTTTGCATACGATGTAGCAATGGCACAAGTAATTCCGTGGTATAGTTATAATTTTTtcccttttatttatttatttatagcaTCTCGTAATGACAAAATTCTTgtttccagcaaaaaaaaaaaaaactggaaaGAAAATCGTACAAAGGTCgtgatacatacatacatacatacatacaccaCGTTTTACAAGTTTCAATCACTGTCGTTGAACACGACAGTCTTCCAAGGACGCTCAATTCAACAGGCCGTTGCTTTTGCTTCCTCGGTgagaagaacaaaaaaaaaagggttCTACAGAAAAGAGAGAGCggaggaagaaaaagaaaaataaattggAAGGAGGCAGGGCATGCTGGGCCTCTTTCGTGTGAAAGGTCAGATGGGCTTGGATTAAAATGGAAAACAAGGATCTCTCCCATCCGTGTTATTATAGGAGGGCATCTTATTTGTGTGTGTTGGATAGTTAGGCAGCACAAGGAAATAAATATTTAATTATTATTAGTTCTACAATGGAGAATATTAACATCTGCATGAGTTACACATAGCTTGCATGCATAGCTCCACGTCACATATGGTTGTGGGACTTACTACCTCACTAAGCGGTGGTGTCTTTTCTTTATTTCTAGAACATACCCGTGACTTCATTCAAGTCTCCATGTTCTTCACTTAAGTGTCCACTTATCCGCGGTCTCATATTCTACAAATAACATTATAAATTCTTTTTAATAAATAATATTATTAATTTATAGGACACACCACCTTCCCAGCAGTACATCTTGAGTATTAGTAGCACCCATAGAGACACATACACCATGTTTACTTCGCTCATTTAAGCAATTGTTGGTATAAGTGAACTCCTCGATGTCTTAGAATATAAGGATAATACTGTAGACTAAATCTTTTTCAACGAAATCATTATATACAATATCCCATCCTCCGTTCTTAATTATAAACTAGGATATCCATACATTTATGCATACATCATGTAGCCTCTACTTGATAGAATTAATTAGTTTTGCCTTATGTACCCTGCAACCCCACTTGCATAGATTACACGTAGCATAGAGTGGGGCTATGTGATACACCACCTCTTTTTCTAAGCGGTGGTATCTTCTTATTCGGTTTGATAACATGTCCATGGTTTCCCCTTAATAATATATAATAATCAAATTTGTCCTTTTATCATTTCTTCTCTAAGCAAGTGCGAAACTAGTGAGAAGACTTGTCTAGGTCGTCCTTTGTCTTATAAACAGTTCTATAAACTATTatttaaaaaggaaaaataatatTATATATAGACGTACAGAACACACGACATCGTCTAGCGGCGGTTCGTGTTCTCCGAGAACATGTTGGTACCACGTCCACAGCATTGAGCCACCGATTTCGTCTCATTCTTTCTCTCTTACGTACATGGCTCATCTTATTAATTGCTAGAGATAAACCTCTCGACGTACGTCTTTTGTTTTTGGATGACGACCTCATTTCGAGAAAACAATTATATATGGACCATACGTACGTGTTTACCTAACATTCTTAGCGTAGAGGGTATACGTACATTTACACATATGTCTGTGTTCCTTGACAACAAAATGTCGTGACATGATAGCAGAGGGGTAAAGAGCTTGAGAATTGAGATCCTAATAAGTATACAAATACAGTAGTTAGTGAGGGGCACCGTATGTATGTGTATGTGTTGATCCATCATACATATCTTAGGTGCTGCATGCGAGATTAGATAAGACTCGGAGGAGCCTCGGAAGCGGACGAAGACGGGATGTGGTGACGTCATGCCGTTGTTACATTAatttgctgcattatatatatatatatatatatatatatatatatatatatatatatatatatatatatatatatatatatatatatatatatatatatatatatatatataattataattaTAAAAATGCGATGGACGACGGAAGCCAACGGAAACGGAACTTTCCAACTGCGCTcttgtttatttatattattaactaaaaaattatataaaataccactcctgcctgcctgcctgcctctcaCTCCTCACTCGGCTGCCGCGTGGGCTCCGCGGCGACGGGTCCCGCAAGCAGGTGACCCAGTGCCTGACGGGTGGCTCCCATGCAGAGGTGCGACGCGTCCCTTCGCCTGGGGGCCTCCTCGCCGCGGAACGCAATCGAAGCGGGACGTCACGTCAATGACGTGACGCAGAACTGGTGGCGGTCGCCGGCCGTGTCGTGTCGGCGACGACGCGGTCTCCCGGTCTCCGACGACGACTCGATCCGATCCTCCGTGGCGGTCGTCGCCGCAGCTCCGGCCGGTCtcccgtctcctcctcctccggcgtgGAGCTGCAGCAACATATATGATGCGCACACGCCTACATGCATGTTCCCAATATTTCTTTTCTTCAAACTAAACTTCACGGCAAGGAATTTTGCAGAATCCCATGCTGATTTTTTATTTTGCATACGTATGATGTAGCAATGGCACAAGTAATTCCGTggtatagttatcacctttgttccttttatttatttatttatttatagcaTCTCGTAATGAAAAAATTAATTCTTGtttccagaaaaaaaaaaagtGGAAACAAAATCGTACAAGGTCAGGCCGTCATACATACACACATCACGTTTTACGGGTTCCAACAGTCGTCATTGTCGTCGAACACGACAGCCTTCCTTCCAAGGATGCTCAGGCTCTCAACGACTCAACAGATCGTTTTTTTTTTTCAGTCTAACAGATCGTTGCTTTTGCTTCCTTGGCAAGAAGAAACAAAAGTTCTTCAGGAAAAGATAGAGGGAAGAGagacaaaaaaaaagagagagaaaatggaAGGAGGCATGGCCTGTTCCGTGGGAAAGGCCAGATGGGCCTGGATTAAAATGGAAAACAAGGATCGGCAAAATGGAGAAAATATAATGGGACATGGTCCAGGTTTTAAGTAAGAAAGGGCCTCGGCCCATGATCATTTTTAAGGGAAAATTAGGTTAGAGGCTTTCTAAGGCTTTGATGAATTTAGCTTGGGAATGCTTTCATGCTTTCAGACTTGAATAGGAGGGAAGGGGTTACGGTAATAACTTATTtaatagctggctactgaatatactcttcctctctctctctctctatatatatatatatatatatatatatatatatatatatatatatatatacaaactaaagaaatctatttatagacTTAAACAAACGTCTAGATGGTACCTTAATTAAGTTTCATAATGTGATATGgaagtttggttttagtgaaaatAAGGTCGATAGTTGTATATACATTAAGGTGAAGGGGAGCAAGTTTATTATCCTAGTACTTTATATTGATGATATTGTATTAGCAAGCAGTGATAaaaacatgctgcatgaaactAAGGGTCTCTCTCATCTAATTTTGACATGAAGATTTTGTACATAAACTAGAGCAAAACTAATGTAACAGCTGTGTACTGGATGCCATGGTGAGAGTCAGACTACGCACAAAAAGGATAGGACAAGATCACCGGAGGAGACGAGGCCAAAGTCGAGGAATATACGTACTTTGCCGTTTGAATCTTTGTGTGCGGAAAGGGAGCCGCTGGCCAATTGTAAAACAGTCGTCCAGGCATGCGCGGGGAGCGAAGCAGCGCTGACCAATTGCTTCGCTGCCGCCGGCACGCCAGGCCAAGAGTAGCGGCGCCGATGTGCCACGCTGCCCCGTCACCGGCCCTAGCTCGGCCTCCATGAGACATGCCGCATCTCCTTTGTCGATTTGGCATCGACAGTTTTAATTCTGGACCAACAATCCAATCTGAGGTATCCTCACGTCGCCGACACCTCATGTTCAAAATTGTCAAACCAACAGTTCCCGCACATCGTGCGAAAttttttcaaataatttttttttcatctcATAATAAACCGGCACGCCGGGATATAACAGTTGCAACCTCTTCTTTCCAGATAACCATTCTTggaaagaaatgaaaaaaagaaagaaaaaaaaactgttgCAGGTCAGGTCATACACACATCAACGTTTTACAAGTTTTAGTCCTCGTCGCTGTCATCAAACACGACAGCCTTTCTACGATGCTGAACAACCGGCTGCTTCCTTGGTGGAgaatcgtcatcgtcgtcatcctcggaCACCAGCTCCTCACGCCTGTGCCCACCACCCCCTGATTCTCTCTTTCGTTTCGGTGCCTGCATCATAAGTTCCATTTGATTATATAGAAACTACAGAAATGCCCTCTAAACTGATTTCCTAATAATAAAAAAAGTCCTACAATCGCAAGCCTTGTTTTCTGATGTAAAGGATTCCATTCTGTGACATGTTAGCTTAAGAAGAACCTGAATCTAACCAAGTATGGAAAAGAAAACACTGGTGGCTGAGGCCAAGATATCTAACCtccatttcttcatccgacagAGGCACTTCTTCTTCAACGTCTTCCTCATACTCGTCCTCCTCATCCAGCTCATCCGCCCTTCCACGACGTGGTGAATGTTCAATATCCTCACCATCAGTTTCATACTCTGACTCCTCCCTCTCACTCTCCGAGTATTCATCGGCTTGACGTCTCGGTGGACGAGCAGGAGGGTACAGTGGTTTGCGGGGAACATTTCTGCTCATATTTGACTGAAAATGTGCAGAGCAAATAGATAGATGTAAATACTAAAAGTTTGGTTAAACTAAAACTGAGAATTGAGCGCAACTGCTCACCTTCTTCGCGTTAATGATACGCCTCTCAGCTAGTGCTTCAGCCTCCAATTCATCCTCAAAACGCCTACGACCTGCCATTCGCCGAGAACCATAGTCAGGCTCCTCATCCTGCCAAAATATGAGTAACTTTAGTCAATTCTCTAATAGTGACATTACTGGACAGATATAAAATAACATCATTAATGTCCCAAAACTAGGCAGTTTGTTAGAGCTGGTCAGAGCAATCCTGTTTGGTCATGTCAAATCCAATAACAAATTTATTGGGATAAGTTAAAACCCAGCACAATGCTTAATGATCTAAAAAAATGGCTGCTAAAATTATTTTCTAAATCAAGGAATAAACTCAAGAGTTGAGTAAACTAGCATACCATGAAGTAACCTCATACAGGAATAAACTGTCAACGTAATGAAAGATACATCGTCATTTAAGACATAACTGGAGTAAGTTTAAACCATTTTACACTGATTTTGTGGTAAATGAAACATATGAGTGTGGCATGTGCATGCAGTAGCTCATAAAAAAGGTTTAGTTACTGAAAAAAAAAACGGAAAAGAAGTTATTAGGCACACTTTTTCTCTTGCTATGTTGCCAGCAGGCAAGATTGCATCACAAACATTCACCGAACACAAACTTTTAATTATTAATTTTCTTTTCCCGCCCTTCACTTTTTAGTGGGATAATACACTTGGCGGGGTAGATGGACCTAACAGGAATGACACATTTACACCAATAGCTAATAATAACATGACAATCTAATTGTCAAAAAAAAGCAGCTCAACAACAAGATACCAACCTCATCTAGAGCATCTTCTAAGAACCCTGGAGAAAGCTGACGCCTTGGCCGGGCAGGTTGTGTGTACTTGCGGTTCACTTTTTCTCTCTTGCGTTGAAGGATCGAATGGGCTCGAATAGTTTGGCCCTGATTCTGCATAATTTTCGTATCAGTAGAAAGAACAAACTCTGTCCAGATGCATATGAAATCAGTTTTTAACAAAAAGGAAAAAGCAGATCAGAAAGAAACATGACTTGAGTTCTATTATTTCAATGGTCAGGATATAACTTTTTGTATCTTAATCAATCACTTTGCATGATGTAACTTTTTCTTTGGGGGTGCTAATTTGAACATGCACACTAAATCATAATAACACTAGCAACATAGTGACAACTAATATTTACTTTTAGTTCCAATCTTCTCAAGAAATTGCCACACATGCAAGGAACTATGTATAGGACTACCAACAGGAGAAACATATGGGCAGGAAAAGCAAAGCACAACACAAGTAATGCACACCTGAACTAGGGATCTCAGTTCAAGCAGCTATATTGGACAAAAGCAAGACATGCACAACATCCAGTGAATGAAGTACTAGTGATTTACTAACCCTTTCTTTTTCCATTTTTGCTTTCTCAGGATCCTTAGTCTCAAACCATTTTTGCATCTTAACAGTTTTCTTATTCTGAGAATCAACCAGGGCAGTTAATAAGCGATGTGACTTTGAAGACAAGGAGGATGGCATAAATCGCATTTTGTGCAAAAGCCTTCCTTGTGATTGTAGAATTCCCTGCgttaaaattcaaaattaataGTGCCAACAAAACTAATCGTTGGTGATTGAAAAAAGAGGTGGTACTAGAAATACTGTAAAGAAGACTTAGTTTACCTTCCCATGCCTCAAAAACAGATGGGACTGGTCATGATACGCCTCATGTACAGATATATCAAGAACCTCATTGCCAATCAGAAGCTGCATACTTCCATCCTTCCATTTTACAAAGCGTGCATTGCTTTCACACTGCAATAAATATGTGCCCAAAGCTTAGTAGCAAGAGTAAAAAGAAATGAAATCTCAGAAAGCATCAACAAAGAAATTTATTTATCATAAGCATGTAACCACCTATACAACCTGCACAAGGTTAAATGTAACTCTCAAATAGAACTGATAATTTGATTGGTGTCTTATGTTAAGAGTATTAACAGGCAGCCAAAGTGAGCCGTAAAGTTGCTTTCTTTGGACACATGTGCcccaaataaaaaaaggaaaaatacagTTAAAAACAAAACAATTGCAAAAATCAAGACAGGGAAGAGTCAGTCCAAGTATCATCAGTATGTTAGTGAGTTCCAAGAATAATTGATACATGGACAGCATTCCACTTACAGATGTAGTGCCATCTGCATTCCTAACGGTTCTCCACCGCACAATATTGTCCTCCAGCCGTATCCTTTTCTTAGTCCCAGATTCATCTGTAACAAAAACATCTTCTTCCACATATGTTTTTGGATCAAAGGGTTTAGGGTCGATCCCCATAATGTTTGATACCTTGATCACATTCATCTACAAAATAGGAAACAGTTAGTGATCAATCAGTATCAATATGTGAGTAGCTACAGAAGCACAAACCTTTGATCGTGGATGATAAAATTCCTAGCCAAAGCATGAAAAGTTCTAAATAAAACATGTTTGCTACATTACCAGATTTAACATAAAGAGAACAGCAACCATACACATGCTCTTTTGGACAAGTATAAGCGAAGTGCTCAGCCAAATGATCAAGTTCCATGCTTCTTCAGTTCAATTACACTAGCCAGGTAGCAAGGTGTATGTAACTAGTGAACATCATCTATGTAACAAGCAGGAGATGGTAACATCGTAGATACCAAGCAATATTAAACAATGTAATGCAGATATAGCAACATAAACATGATACAgtattaaaaatatatatattaaattcTTGGACACAAAGAATGCAATATACAGTAGCCTATAAATTCATAAAAATGATCTATTAAACTACATGCCCCAAAAACATGTAAATTTCAAATTGAGAGCAACAGTCAAATGATAAAAATCAATAGTGTACAACATGAAATTGTCTCATCAGAAAAGAACAGCAATGGTATGTGGCCAAAGATGCATTAAATGTATCACCATATGACAATAACTCACTTTGTCAGGTCGAGCTGGTGATTGGTTAAATGGAACAATCAAATGATAAACATCAATAATGTACAACATGAAATTGTCTCATCAGAAAAGGACAGCAATGGTATGTGGCAAAAAATGGAGTATCATCATATGACAATAACTCACTTTGTCAGGTTGAGCTGGTGGTTGCTTAAATGGGACCACCAAGTCTAGCGGTGGACCGACTGGTTTCTCTTTTGGTTTCAGTTCACGATTATCATCAGATTCATATCGCATATCTTCATCAGCCACAACGTCATCTGGTTGCATGCCCTTCTCATACTGGCCTTCATCCTCCAAGGGAGATCtctacaaaagaaaagaaaagaaaagaaattttaCTAAGCACAAGAGGAGTTTGAAAAAGAAAAGGCTACAGAAAAAGATAACAGGTAAGGGAAATGAATATTTCTCAAAGCTGATTGGAGTGTGAATCAATACTCATGTAGAACACATGCAAGACACAAGGAGAAAACACAGCTTCCATTCAGTCAGACATATCAAGTCACAACAAGAAATGCTCTCATGAAAACTTAAAATATCTCAGATCCATATATGTGAGGTGATACTGAAGGTTAAAGGAAGACAAAATAGTGAATTGCTGAGTTTATTCTCTGCATGCTAAGCTGTATTTATGTTCTGTTAAAACTAACATGCTATGCAGCAGATCGTAGCTATCTAGAGACATAATTTCAAGCAGGAAgttcaaataaaaacgaaaagctCTAGGGGTAAGCCTGATGAAGGATTCTGCTACACACTTTGAATCTTTATTAAGGCGACTATTCCTACTTACCTAAAATCGGCGAATAGAAAGGGCGGAAAACATGAGCGAATCTTACATGAGATTCTTCATCAATTTCATGCCGAGCGCGATATGGAGCTGGTTCATCTTCATCGCTCTCACCAAACACATCGCGAACTACTTCATGATCTCTTTCTTCCTCCATCGGAAAGCTGCATAATAATATGATTATAACTGTTACAGACAACTACAGGATTAGAAAAATAAAGTCAAAATAAACGAAGAGTGTGTATGATGATAAAGTAATTGCCAAAATAACTAAACATTTGTGAACCATTGAATTGAGTACTAAAAATTGTAAAACCTAAAAAGGATACTGATGTATAGTTTGATATGTAGCATTATGTTTTTCCTGCCTAACCTTTGTTTCCTTGTTTGGCGAGGTTCCTCGTCTTCTTGAGCTCCATAAGCATAGTAATTATCTTCCGATCCCTCGGATTCAGAGGCAACAACTCCCCTTCTTCTGCTAGATACTGTCCTCTGCTGGTAGCCTTCATCTTCGCTATCCATTCCTCTTGCATCAGGTTCCATCCTCTGGTCATCGAGTTCTCTTTCTGGGGAGCTCTGGACTTTGTCCCCATCACtttctccttgatcaagatcggCACGATGAGCTTCGCCTTCACTTTCCTCGTCCATTCCAACTTGGCCCTCACTTTCGCCTTCACCTTCACCTTCCCCTCCATTCTCTGCCTCACCATCCACTTCTTCCTAGATAAATATGTATTAAATAGGTTAGTGTTACCTCAGGAGGATTTACTTAAGTACACGGCATTAGAAGGTTGGAGCAGTATGTAAGGATGAACAGCTTGGGCAGAAGGAAAATTACATGAGCGTTAACCTTGAACTCCTTAGTGACAAAAGCAGAGCACAGTGGCCCGAATTCTCACCAAGATAGGTCCAGTGTTAAGATCAATTGGTACTTACTCAAAATTCCCCGAAATGTAAATAGATTTACAGTTTAGTAATTCGCAGATTGGTGCGCTGAGTGTAGAAATCAACTAAACCGAGTAGCAATGAAACTCGTATAGCAAAACATAACAGAGAAAACATGTGCTATCCTCTTGTAAATGCGACGAAGCACATGGACCTTGTGAACCAGAAACTCGAATTTGTTTTTTCTTCTCTTAGTGTTTGGATTTCGTAGTACAGACGACTGGACTTGGGGAGAAAATGAGGCAAACAAAATCATGTATTCATCAACCTCTCTCTGCATACACAACTAAAAAAAAGGGTCAAGCGCGACTCCAAATCTCAGTAGAATTCCAACAAATTCGCACCAACTGTACACCTCCCCAAAAAAACACTGCATCACCAGCCGCGAGGTTCCCGGACGAATCCGAAAACCTAAGCCCTAGCCCAGCCCAAGGCATGTCCGACGGGGAAGATCAAAGGAGCCGAGACGAATCGGAATCACGGGGAGGGAGACGGGCGGGCTTACGGAGTGGTATCCGCCGTGGCGGGCGGGCGCGTGGCTGCgggcgtcgtcctcctcctcctcgtcggcgtCGTCTTCCAGCTCCTGGTGGTGCTGCGGGGGCGACAGCAGCTGTTGCTGGTGGCCGTCGTCCTCATCGACGACCTCgacgacgtcgtcgtcgtcgtccgcctcgtcctcgtcctccgacTGGTCCCCGAATAGGTTCTGCATCATCAGGTTCCGCGTCTCCTCCTCCGCGTCCCGCTCCCGGTCGCCGCCCGCCATCGCCGCCACCGACTCCGCCTCTCGTCCACCTCACCGGCGTGTCCTGGCGTTGTGGTGCGAGGTAGAGGTGTTGTTGGGCCTTACCTTTTTCGAGAGGCCGAGAGGAGTTGTGATTAGTGGGGTCTGGGCTTTAGGCTTTGGGCTTTGGTAGATGTGCCTACGTTGGGAATTGTTTGGGCCGGAAGGGGATGTGGTGGTAACGTctgactttttttttcttttggtctCCTGAACAATCACATAATTCTCTTCAGAAATGCTCCTGAGCGGGCGTCCAGACTGTTTTGCCTATCGGACCCTATTTTAATTTGATCTAGCTCGTACAGATAGCCCAATAGTCTCTACCTGACATTTCTCTCCCACACCGCTGCTCGTCTTCCCGACACGACACTGGGGTGGGGTGTTTATGGCTGGCGGTGCCGTGCTCGCCTTTCTCCTTCGTCGCTGACCGCCTTCCATCACTACCTCTTCCTCCCTCACGGTGTCGTGCCAGCAGCAGCCACGCAGGCGCGCATGCGCCGGCCGCCGTGTGTGGCCAGGCGGCC
Above is a genomic segment from Miscanthus floridulus cultivar M001 chromosome 3, ASM1932011v1, whole genome shotgun sequence containing:
- the LOC136544889 gene encoding protein LEO1 homolog, with translation MAGGDRERDAEEETRNLMMQNLFGDQSEDEDEADDDDDVVEVVDEDDGHQQQLLSPPQHHQELEDDADEEEEDDARSHAPARHGGYHSEEVDGEAENGGEGEGEGESEGQVGMDEESEGEAHRADLDQGESDGDKVQSSPERELDDQRMEPDARGMDSEDEGYQQRTVSSRRRGVVASESEGSEDNYYAYGAQEDEEPRQTRKQSFPMEEERDHEVVRDVFGESDEDEPAPYRARHEIDEESHRSPLEDEGQYEKGMQPDDVVADEDMRYESDDNRELKPKEKPVGPPLDLVVPFKQPPAQPDKMNVIKVSNIMGIDPKPFDPKTYVEEDVFVTDESGTKKRIRLEDNIVRWRTVRNADGTTSCESNARFVKWKDGSMQLLIGNEVLDISVHEAYHDQSHLFLRHGKGILQSQGRLLHKMRFMPSSLSSKSHRLLTALVDSQNKKTVKMQKWFETKDPEKAKMEKERNQGQTIRAHSILQRKREKVNRKYTQPARPRRQLSPGFLEDALDEDEEPDYGSRRMAGRRRFEDELEAEALAERRIINAKKSNMSRNVPRKPLYPPARPPRRQADEYSESEREESEYETDGEDIEHSPRRGRADELDEEDEYEEDVEEEVPLSDEEMEAPKRKRESGGGGHRREELVSEDDDDDDSPPRKQPVVQHRRKAVVFDDSDED